The genomic window ATAAATTGCAGATTCCCAAATGTCATCTTGCATTGTATCGCCAGCTGGCAGGCAGGTAGAGAGGCTATTTTTACAGCAGGATATGAGGAAGAGAGGAACGTTCTGGTTCCATTTGGGGCAggcactgaaaaagaaaacaaaagtggaACTAAGTGGAAGTGTCACTTTTCCCACAGGTGCGGCCCTTGCCTGCGGATCGCGCCCGCCTTCAACGCCCTGAGTAACAAATACCCGCAGGCAACGTTCCTGGAGGTGGACGTGCACCAGTGCCAGGTGTGGGCTCCAGggccctcctgctgctgggagggacaacagggaatggggagctgggaaaggctccAGCCGTGTcctgagcagggaaaggctccAGCCATGTCCTGagcaggatggggctggagaacagggaatggggagctgggaaaggctccagcagtgtcctgagcagggaaaggctccAGCCGTGTcctgagcagggaaaggctccAGCCGTGagcaggatggggctggagaacagggaatggggagctgggaaaggctccagcagtgtcctgagcagggaaaggctccAGCCGTGTCCTGAGCAGGATGGGGAGGGAGAACCAGGGatgggggagctgggaaaggctccagcagtgtcctgagcagggaaaggctccAGCCGTGTCCTGagcaggatggggctggagaacagggaatggggagctgggaaaggctccAGCCGTGTCCTGagcaggatggggctggagaacagggaatggggagctgggaaaggctccAGCCGTGTCCTGagcaggatggggctggagaacagggaatggggagctgggaaaggctccagcagtgtcctgagctgggaaaggctccagccgtgtcctgtgcaggatgggaagggagaacagggaatggggagctgggaaaggctccagctgtgtcctgtgcaggatggggctggagcaggatgggaaaGGAGAACCAGGGAAtggggagctgggaaaagctccAGCCGTGTCCTGAGCAGGATGGGGAGGGAGAACCAGGGattggggagagggagggaagggctcCAGCTGTGTCCGTGCCTCTcgctgtgcctgctgcagcacaggagctgtgaCAGTGACTTCTCCCAAACTGGGAGaacaaatccctcctgggaggaaatatttctgcagtgcCCGCTGTGCTGCCCTTCCTCTGAGCAGTGTAACAGCCCAGTAATTCATTGATTCTCAGCCCCTGCTAAAATAATACTTCAGCCATTGAACCCAGCACTAGTGGGAGTTAAAGGCAAACATGAATAAGTGGATCTATTGGTGGGTTTAGTGGGAGTTAAAGGCAAAAACGAGTAAGTGTATTTATTGGTGGCACTAGCTAGCTGCCAGGGGTGCAGTGGGACTGACCTAAAGCACTGAATGGGACTCATGTCTGCTTCCAGGGCACGGCTGCCACCAACAACATCTCAGCAACACCCACGTTCCTGTTCTTCCGGAACAAGGTGCGGATCGACCAGTACCAGGGAGCAGATGCCGTGGGCCTGGAAGACAAAATCAAACAGCACCTGGAGAATGATCCTGGCAACAGCGAAGACACAGACATCCCCAAAGGATATGTGAGTATCTCCCCAGAGCTTTACTGGAGTGCTTGTGCGGCTCAGGTGTTAAAAAAACCCGCTTTTCAAATGTACTGGAAGTCAAAGAATTGGATTTTAGGCAAAGCTGCCCAAGAAAATCATTTGTCTGggctttcttttccagaaaaaatgtAACTATTGACATACACATGGTTATTAAGAATGAAGAATCTCCCTAGTCACTGAAATGAATTTTGTGTCCCATGCTatgctgtcccagctgtgagcagctgtgctCTCTGTCCCCAGATGGATCTGCTGCCCTTCATCAACAAGGCTGGCTGTGAGTGCCTCAACGAGAGCGACGAGCACGGCTTCGAGAACTGTCTGCGCAAGGACTCCTCCTACCTGGAGTCCGACTGCGACGAGCAGGtgtgctgccacagctccagggattgCTGCATTCCCGGGATGTCCTgcagggggctgtgctgccacagctccagggattgCTGCATTCCCGGGATGTCCTgcagggggctgtgctgccacagctccagggattgCAGTCCTGGGATGTTCTCCTGCaggggggctgtgctgccacagctccagggattgCTGCATTCCCGGGATGTTCTCCTGCaggggggctgtgctgccacagctccagggattgCAGTCCTGGGATGTTCTCCTgcagggggctgtgctgccacagctccagggattgCAGTCCTGGGATGTTCTCCTGCaggggggctgtgctgccacagctccagggattgCTGCATTCCCGGGATGTTCTCCTGCaggggggctgtgctgccacagctccagggattgCAGTCCTGGGATGTTCTCCTGCaggggggctgtgctgccacagctccagggattgCAGTCCTGGGATGTTCTCCTGCaggggggctgtgctgccacagctccagggattgCTGCATTCCCGGGATGTTCTCCTGCaggggggctgtgctgccacagctccagggattgCAGTCCTGGGATGTTCTCCTGCaggggggctgtgctgccacagctccagggattgCAGTCCTGGGATGTTCTCCTGCaggggggctgtgctgccacagctccagggattgCAGTCCTGGGATGTTCTCCTgcagggggctgtgctgccacagctccagggattgCAGTCCTGGGATGTTCTCCTgcagggggctgtgctgccacagctccagggattgCAATCCTGGGATGTTCTCCTGCaggggggctgtgccagggctggcagcatgGAGGAAGCCTGGGTACCAGGCTGGGAGTGTCAGTGCTTTCCACTCTGAGCATGACCAGGCACAGGAGCGTGTGCTGGGAAGTGAAGGGCCAGAATGTGTGGAGCAGGGAAAGTGAGCGCAGCGTTTTGTTCCAGAGTGTCCTGTGCTTGCTGTCTAATGAAGACACCGGTGTATAACTGTGCTTTCTTTCCTCCACAGCTGCTCATCACTGTAGCTTTTAGTCAGCCTGTCAAGCTGTACTCTATGAAACTTCAGGGGCCAGACAATGGTGAGTGGTGCAGGTAGAATTACTGATTACTGATTGAAGGGCAAAGACTATAGTTTGACACACAAATCAAAGTATTTATTACAGATTCATACACCAAGTATTTCTTATTGTTTGATACACACATAGAAGTATTTCTTAGAGATTGATACacacatggaaatatttcttataGATTGATAcacaaatagaaatatttattatagaTTGATGCACACATAGAAATATTAGATTATACACAAATAGAAGTATTTATAGATTCATACACACAGAAGTATTTATTATAGATTATACACAGATAGAAGTATTTATAGATTAATACAtacatagaaatatttattatggATTGATGCACACAAAGAAGTATTTATTACAGATTGATGCACAAATTATTTATTGTAGTTTTATACACAAATAGTATTTATTGTAGTTGATACACAAATAGAAATCTTTACTGTATTTGACACAGAGAAAGTGTTTGCTGTAGTTTGATACACAAGTGTTTGCTGTAGTTTGATACACAAGGTGTTTGCTGTAGTTTGATACACAAGTGTAGGCTGTGGTTTGATACACAAGTGTAGGCTGTGGTTTGATACACAAGGTGTTTGCTGTGGTTTGATACACAAGGTGTTTGCTGTGGTTTGATACACAAGGTGTTTGCTGTGGTTTGATACACAAGTGTAGGCTGTGGTTTGATACACAAGGTGTTTGCTGTGGTTTGATACACAAGGTGTTTGCTGTGGTTTGATACACAAGTGTAGGCTGTGGTTTGATACACAAGGTGTTTGCTGTGGTTTGATACACAAGGTGTTTGCTGTGGTTTGATACACAAGGTGTTTGCTGTGGTTTGATACACAAGGTGTTTGCTGTGGTTTGATACACAAGTGTAGGCTGTGGTTTGATACACAAGGTGTTTGCTGTGGTTTGATACACAAGGTGTTTGCTGTGGTTTGATACACAAGTGTAGGCTGTGGTTTGATACACAAGGTGTTTGCTGTGGTTTGATACACAAGTGTAGGCTGTGGTTTGATACACAAGGTGTTTGCTGTGGTTTGATACACAAGTGTTTGCTGTAGTTTGATACACAAGTGTAGGCTGTGGTTTGATACACAAGTGTAGGCTGTGGTTTGATACACAAGTGTAGGCTGTGGTTTGATACACAAGGTGTTTGCTGTAGTTTGATACACAAGTGTTTGCTGTAGTTTGATACACAAGTGTTTGCTGTGGTTTGATACACAAGTGTAGGCTGTAGTTTGATACACAAGTGTAGGCTGTGGTTTGATACACAAGGTGTTTGCTGTGGTTTGATACACAAGTGTAGGCTGTGGTTTGATACACAAGTAGCAGTGTTTCTGGTTCGGTAGGCTGCAGAGGCACCCCTGGCTGTAAGTGCAGGCCGAAGGGAGGTTCACTCAAAGATTCCCCGTACCTCTAGCAGTGGCCCAGCTGACACCGTGCAGCGGCGTGCCGTTTGCTGCGCACTGGGACTCTGCATCCCCGGGCCGTGCCTCACACTGTCCCTCTCTGTCGTCCCAGGGCAGGGGCCCAAGTCCATCAAAATCTTCATCAACCTGCCGCGCTCCATGGACTTTGAGGAGGCGGAGCGCAGCGAGCCCACCCAGGCCCTGGAGCTGGGCCCGGAGGACATCAGGGAGGACGGGATCATCCAGCTGCGCTACGTGAAATTCCAGAATGTCAACAGCGTCACTGTGAGTCCCTTGTCCCGCGGAGCGCGGGCGATGGCACAGCCGCAGCAGCCCCGAGCCTCTGGGACACCTGCCCCGGAGCTCAAACGTCAGCGCACTGATGTGAGCTCAGCTTGCAGTCACATCCCAGCCGAGCTGTCACCTCTTcggtcctgcagcagctgggtgtGGGAAGTGGGAGCTGGGAAGATCCCAGCTGGGGGGCTTTAACAAGCTGCCAGCAAAACAGCAGTGCTCTCGAAATAACTATTGAAGTGAAGGGGACAGAGACCTCTGTAATGGGGGAAGAGCTTTCATTTGGTCACTTCACACATCTCGAGCAGCTGATGCTGTAGCTATTAACGCAGGGACGCCATTAAAGTCCTCCTTCTGgctttttccctctgcagttGTTTGTCCAGTCCAATCATGGTGACGAGGAGACGACAAGAATCACATATTTCACATTCATTGGCACTCCAGTGCAGGCCACCAACATGAACGACTTCAAACGAGTGAGTCCCTTGCTAACccccctggggagcagctcGAGCCTGCTGCGGGCCGGGCTGAGGGAGCAAACACCGGGGCGACACAGTTCCACTCAGGGCACCTGGGGGGGTGTGCACCTTGGGCCTGGATTTTGCTGAGCTTTCCACAAGGTTTCAGCCATCAGCTTGGTAAAAAGAAAGGGTAAGAACTGAAAACATGAGGGGCTGGCAACTGATACGCACCAAAGGCAACAGTTTTTTTGTTGCCTAATAGCTGTGAGATTTATATCTTGGATTTTGGGACTCTCTCTTTTGGCAACTTCATTGTAAAaagtcttattttaaaataaactgcttCAGTATTTATGGTACAAATACCCTCTAATTTCAGAAGGTTAAAAGCACTAACACCAACATGGCACCTACTTAATTTTTAGCAGCAAAACTTGATCTTAACTAAACCTAAAACTCTTTTAAGTTTAACTTTCTCTTCTGCTAATAAATTAACAAGGGAGTTTAACAGCTTTTgctgccctgcactgccactCAAGACCATTGAAATCAGTTCTACGgttctaaaataaatacagattttagAGCTCCCTCATTCTCCCCAGAGTAGAAACATGTGAATTGATGCTTGATCTTTTTCCTTTGGGTTTCTGTGGCTTTTTGAGCTGCATGAGAAGGTGTCTGgacccagcagccagggcttggtgctgggaagggcagggtgggaaggagcagctcagcaatccaggagcagcagtgcatTGGGAGCTGGTGATCCTGCCTCAGTCACACCCTCATGGACAGTCTGTGTGATGATAAtattcctgttttccttcctggacATGGAGCTGGGGGAGAAGGGAAGTGTTTGCATTGCTGGCAAGGGCACaccagggaaaagctgctgcctgtgtcCTCAGAGAGCAGCGGCAAGAGCCAGAGAGGAGCACTGGCTGGCAGAGGGACACTTGTGTCCCCCCTGGAATAAATAAATCCCTGCTCTCTCCTCACACCTGCTCGCTTGCAGTGCGCTTTGGACacgctctgctgctgctttgcttctcGTAACcctccttttgtttgttttccagcttAACTCCCCATTCCTAAAGAGCCAAAGaggcagaagaaattaaaaataataacgGGATTGATGTGGCCTCACTCTCCTCCCTCCCCGTGCTCAGCTCCCACCCctcccaaatcctgcagcatCTCACCTCCTGACTCATCAGCTCagctttcccctcctctccccgccCCAGATCCTGCCTTtagcacttttctttcccaaattctGTCCCGTTTCTCTCCTGACCTTGCCACTGTCAGGTACACCCAGCATCCTGTGTCAGCTAGCACCTAATCCTTAATCCTtgagctctgcttttccttcctttcctcactTCTGTGCCTGGGGTGTGTGAGCAGGTGTGGAACCAAAGCAATTCACAGCAATGCCAAGGCTAGCTCTGGCAAAGGCCTCTCACAAGCTTCTCCtagcagctcctgtgcctggggagaactcagctgggcagggggaattcctccctcccacagcctgccaggatCGACCCCGGAAGGAGCAGAGTGcttgcagcagctccagagctcaTTCAGCCAGGGAATGACCCAGGGAAGGAGCACAgagtgctcccagcagctccagagctcaTTCAGCCAGGGAATGACCCAGGGAAGGAGCACAGagtgcttccagcagctccagagctcaTTCAGCCAGGGAATGACCCAGGGAAGGAGCACAGAGTGCTTCCAGCAGCCGGGGAGTTCAgacctggcagggctggggctttGCTTTCTACCAGTtggaaatccagggatttctgggGGATTTCCAGAGCTTCTCCCATTTCTTAGCAGCTGAATGGTGAGGTCTCATTTTTCCCGttcttttcccattcttttccattttttgccatttccccatatttccccctttttctcttgttttctctacttttcccttcttttttttgcctatttattccaattttcctctcatttttccccaaaatcccgttttccccccaaaattaacatttttctgcaattttcctctttttttttccccaattttctggcttttttcttctgcttttcccaatttttattttccccaaaataacatttttttctacgTAACATACTTATTTCTCCCCAAAATTaccattttttccttgtaaatttcccattttctcccaaacttcaaaaaataagactttaagggggaaaaaaggaaatttgtgggggggaaaaatgggaatatctggatgaaaaaggatttttttgggggaaaaatgtgaattttggggaggaaaaaaaggaatttaggGTGGAGGAATGTTTGTGGCAGCTGAGTTGCTCCTGGAGCGTGCCGGGTGTGGGGCTGGCCTGAGctgaagctgtgctgggctgttcCCACAAGCCCGGGCCTTTCCCCGCCCGAgtcccggggctgtcccggggCTGTCCTGGTTCATGGGGCTGTCCCGGGTCCCGGAGCTGTCCCGGTTCCCGGAGCTGTCCTGGAGCTGTCCTGctcccggggctgtcccggtTCCCGGAGCTGTCCTGGAGCTGTCCTGctcccggggctgtcccggtcccggagctgtccctgtccccgcggCTGTCccggctcctggagctctgcccagcccggccccgccgcctcaGCGCTGCTCTTTGCTCTTGCAGGTAGTGGGCAAGAAGGGAGAGAGCCACTAGAGGAGAGGCTGCAAGGCCCCGTCCCGCTCCGGGTCCCACTGCTCTCCATTCCCGGATGATCGCCTGGCCAGAGCCAGGGACTGTCCCTTGGATTTGCTGCCATTCCCAATAAATCATTGCTTTCAGCTGGAGCGTGGTCCtggtctcctcctcctcctggatTTGTAAATAAAACTCCTGACTTTTGCCAAGTTGGATTTTGTTATTGCAGGAATTGAGGCTCTTGTGTTCCACTGAGCGTTCCCAGCCCCGCTGAGAGTTTCAGATGTCCAGTGCAAGTAAGGTTGGAGTTCCTTTGCTCTTTATTCCCACAAACACAATCAGGATTTTTGTTCTGTCATtcccacagacacagctcagggttttcctgtgccattcccagcacagctcagggtttttcctgtgccattcccacagacacagctcagggtttttcctgtgccattcccagcacagctcagggtttttcctgtgccattcccagcacagctcagggtttttcctgtgccattcccacagacacagctcagggtttttcctgtgccattcccacagacacagctcagggTTTTTCCTGTGTCATtcccacagacacagctcagggtttttcctgtgccattcccagcacagctcagggtttttcctgtgccattcccagcacagctcagggtttttcctgtgccattcccagcacagctcagggtttttcctgtgccattcccacagacacagctcagggtttttcctgtgccattcccacagacacagctcagggTTTTTCCTGTGTCATtcccacagacacagctcagggtttttcctgtgccattcccagcacagctcagggtttttcctgtgccattcccagcacagctcagggtttttcctgtgccattcccagcacagctcagggtttttcctgtgccattcccacagacacagctcagggtttttcctgtgccattcccagcacagctcagggtttttcctgtgccattcccacagacacagctcagggtttttcctgtgccattcccagcacagctcagggtttttcctgtgccattcccacagacacagctcagggtttttcctgtgccattcccagcacagctcagggtttttcctgtgccattcccacagacacagctcagggtttttcctgtgccattcccacagacacagctcagggtttttcctgtgccattcccagcacagctcagggtttttcctgtgccattcccacagacacagctcagggtttttcctgtgccattcccagcacagctcagggtttttcctgtgccattcccacagacacagctcagggtttttcctgtgccattcccagcacagctcagggtttttcctgtgccattcccagcacag from Vidua macroura isolate BioBank_ID:100142 chromosome Z, ASM2450914v1, whole genome shotgun sequence includes these protein-coding regions:
- the TXNL1 gene encoding thioredoxin-like protein 1, encoding MAGVKVIANDTEFQPELSAAGSRLAVVKFTMRGCGPCLRIAPAFNALSNKYPQATFLEVDVHQCQGTAATNNISATPTFLFFRNKVRIDQYQGADAVGLEDKIKQHLENDPGNSEDTDIPKGYMDLLPFINKAGCECLNESDEHGFENCLRKDSSYLESDCDEQLLITVAFSQPVKLYSMKLQGPDNGQGPKSIKIFINLPRSMDFEEAERSEPTQALELGPEDIREDGIIQLRYVKFQNVNSVTLFVQSNHGDEETTRITYFTFIGTPVQATNMNDFKRVVGKKGESH